The nucleotide sequence CAAGATCAGCGAAGGTCGGCCGTTCCCGCTCGGCGCGACCTGGGACGGCCTCGGCGTCAACTTTGCGATCTTTTCGGCTCACGCGACCAAGGTCGAACTGTGTTTGTTCGACGAGACCGGCGAGACCGAGTTAGAGCGCATCGAGCTGCCGGAATACACCGACGAGGTCTGGCACGGTTATCTGCCGACCGCGCGTCCCGGCACCGTCTATGGCTATCGGGTGCACGGGCCGTATGAGCCCGACGCCGGTCACCGCTTCAATCCGAACAAGCTCGTGATCGACCCCTATGCCAAGCAGCTCGTAGGCCAACTGCGCTGGGGGCCCGAGCTGTTCGGCTATCAGCTCGACCATGCCGACAAGGATCTCTCCTTCGACGATCGAGACAGCGCGCCGTTGATGCTGAAGTGCCGGGTGATCGATCCTGCCTTCACCTGGGGCACCGCGCGCAAGCCGGAAATCCCGTGGGAGCGGACGATCTTCTACGAGATGCACGTCAAGGGCTTTACCAAGCTGCATCCGCTGGTGCCGGAGGCCGATCGCGGCACCTTCGCCGGCCTCGCGCATCACGACATTCCCGCGTATCTGCGCTCGCTCGGCATCACCTCGGCCGAGCTGCTTCCGATCCATGCCTTCATCGACGACAGTTATCTGGTCGACAAAGGCCTGCGCAACTACTGGGGCTATAACTCCATCGCCTTCTTCGCGCCCGAGCCGCGCTATCTGAAGACGCCGCTCGCGACCGAATTCAAGACCATGGTCAACCAGTTCCACGCCAACGGCATCGAGGTCATCCTCGACGTGGTCTATAACCACACCGCCGAAGGCAACGAGCTCGGCCCGACGCTGTCGTTCAAGGGCATCGACAATGCCAGCTACTACCGGCTGCTGCCGGACCAGAAGCGCTACTACATCAACGACACCGGCACCGGCAACACGGTGAACCTGTCGCATCAGCGTGTCCTCCAGCTCGTCGCGGACTCGTTGCGATATTGGGCGACCGAGATGCGCGTCGACGGCTTCCGCTTCGACCTCGCCACGATCCTGGCGCGCGAGCCCTATGGCTTCGACGAGGGCGGCGGCTTTCTCGATGCCTGCCGCCAGGACCCGGTGCTGTCGGGCGTCAAGCTCATCGCCGAGCCCTGGGACATCGGCCCGGGCGGCTATCAGGTCGGCCAGTTTCCGCCGGGCTGGGCGGAGTGGAACGACAAGTTCCGCGACACCACGCGCGCGTTCTGGAAGGGCGATGCCGGCACCATCGCCGATTTCGCCAAGCGCATCTCCGGCTCCGGCGACCTGTTCAACAAGCGCGGCCGCCGTCCGTGGGCGAGCGTCAATTTCATCACCGCGCATGACGGCTTCAACCTCAACGATCTCGTCTCCTACAACGACAAGCACAATGAGGCGAACGGCGAGGACAATCGCGACGGCCACAGCAACAACCATTCCTGGAATTGCGGCGTCGAGGGGCCGACCGACGATGCCGAGATCACGGCCTTGCGCGAACGCCAGAAGCGCAACATGCTGGCGACGATGCTGCTGTCGCACGGCACGCCGATGCTGCTCGCCGGCGACGAGTTCGGGCACACCCAGCACGGCAACAACAACGCCTATGCCCAGGACAACGAGATCAGCTGGCTCGACTGGATGGGCATCACCTCGCCAGGGCGGCAGCTGCGCGAGTTCACGCGCAAGCTGATCGCGGTGCGCAAGGCGTTTCCGATCCTGTACCGGTCGCGCTTCCTGGTCGGCTCGCTCAACGAGGAACTCGACGTCAAGGATGTGACCTGGCTCGATCCGTCCGGCGAGGAGATGGCCACGGAGCAGTGGACCGACGGCCATGCGCGCTGCTTCGGCATGCTGCTCGACGGCCGTGCCCAGGAGACCGGGGTCAAGCGGCGCGGCTCGGATGCGACGCTTCTCTTGATCTACAATGCGCATTTCGACGTGGTGAACTTCACCTTGCCCTCGGTGCCCGAGGGGCACAACTGGCTGGCGCTGATCGACACCAACCAGCCGGATGCCCAGGTGCAGTCGCTGCCGTTCGGCCATGTCTACGAGGTCACCGGACGATCGATGGTGGCGCTCGGCCTGTCCTCGCAGCAGCAGCCGATGCGCGGCCTGCGCCACGGCCTCGGGGCGCTGCTGGATATCGCGGAGACGCCGCTGGGGTAGGGGTTTTGGGGGATTGTTGTTAGACGCGTGGGAGCAGGTTCGCCTGCGGCCGTCCTTCGAGACGCGCGCCCATGGGCGCGCTCCTCAGGACGAGGGCGGTTTTTGTTGCACGAGTGGCATGAGGCCAGCTGAGTTCGAGCTTGGCCACTCCACCTCGAAAGTTGCTGACCCTCAGGGTGAGGAGCGCGCCGCTTGGCGCGCGTCTCGAACCATGAGGCCGAGCTGTTGCGGCATCGTCAGCTCGCGGCAAACGGCCGTGCCTCACGCCCCCCGCGCGTACTTCGCCAGCCGCCGCTCCAGAACAACGAGCATCGCCTCGCGCGCAGGATCGCGCGAGCCGCGCAGCCACGCCGCGGCCAACGGGAGCCGTCCCGCGGTGCTGCCGCGCTTCAGCCGGAGCGGCACGAAGCGCACCCCGGACACCGCGAGACGCGACGTCCACCGCGGCACGATGGCGATGCCGAGCCGTGCGGCGACCAGATGCACGATGGTCTGCTTCTCGTCGGCGATCTGCGCCACCTCGGGCGTCAGCCCGGCCTGCGCGAACAGCTTCATCGTGAGATCGTGGCTGTGCGGCCGCGACCGGCGGTCCGGCACGATCAGCGGCTGGTCGGCGATGTCGGCCAGCGACACCGACGCACGCGCGGCCAGCCGGTGCCGCTGCGGCAATGCCACCACGGCGCTCTCGCTGAGCAGCGTGCGGAATTCGAGTCGGGAGTCGCTCCGCTCCGGTGGCCTGACGAAGGCGATGTCGAGCGCGCCCGAGAGCAGCTTCGGCAACAGCCGGATGGTCTTCTCCTCCATGAGCTGCACGGCGATCTCGGGAAACGCCTCCCGGAAGTCATGCAGCAGTTGCGGCAGCAGGCCCGCAGCCGCGCTATCGACGGCGCCCACACGGAGCTTTTGCGCCCGCCCGCCGCGCGCCCGGCGGCGAAACGACGTCTCCACCGCCTCGACTTTCGCCAGGATGCTACGCGCGTCGCGCAGCAGCGCGCTCCCGTGCTCAGTCAGGGACACCGCGCGGGTCGTCCGCATGAACATCCGGGTCGCGAGGTTGTCCTCCAACAGCTTGATCTGGCGTCCCAGCGCCGAGGGCTGCATTTGCAGCCGCTGCGCCGCCTTGCCGAAATGCAGCTCCTCGGCGGCGGCGACGAAGCAGCGAAGCTGGTGCAATTCCATCAGACACGATCCCCGGTCGGCGATTATATCATTTTTTTGTATAATGTCCGGGACATTGATGCCAGCCCCTCAAGCCGCCTACCGTCCTCGGACAATGAAAAGACGCGTGGTGGGAGGTGACGATGGCCGGGGACTTGGAAGCGCGCGTGCTGCGCAAGATCACGATCCGCATCGTCCCCTTCATCATGCTGCTCTACTTCGTAGCCTTTATCGATCGCGTGAATGTCGGCTTCGCGGCGTTGACCATGAACAAGGATATCGGCCTGTCGGCCTCGGCCTATGGCTTCGGCGCCGGCATCTTCTTCTGGGGCTATTTCCTGTTCGAGGTTCCCTCCAACCTCGCGCTCGAGAAGTTCGGCGCGCGGATCTGGATCGCGCGGGTGATGATCACCTGGGGACTTGTGT is from Bradyrhizobium sp. ORS 285 and encodes:
- a CDS encoding LysR family transcriptional regulator, whose product is MELHQLRCFVAAAEELHFGKAAQRLQMQPSALGRQIKLLEDNLATRMFMRTTRAVSLTEHGSALLRDARSILAKVEAVETSFRRRARGGRAQKLRVGAVDSAAAGLLPQLLHDFREAFPEIAVQLMEEKTIRLLPKLLSGALDIAFVRPPERSDSRLEFRTLLSESAVVALPQRHRLAARASVSLADIADQPLIVPDRRSRPHSHDLTMKLFAQAGLTPEVAQIADEKQTIVHLVAARLGIAIVPRWTSRLAVSGVRFVPLRLKRGSTAGRLPLAAAWLRGSRDPAREAMLVVLERRLAKYARGA
- the glgX gene encoding glycogen debranching protein GlgX; translation: MDQLTDRADALTQAAFSLRKAKISEGRPFPLGATWDGLGVNFAIFSAHATKVELCLFDETGETELERIELPEYTDEVWHGYLPTARPGTVYGYRVHGPYEPDAGHRFNPNKLVIDPYAKQLVGQLRWGPELFGYQLDHADKDLSFDDRDSAPLMLKCRVIDPAFTWGTARKPEIPWERTIFYEMHVKGFTKLHPLVPEADRGTFAGLAHHDIPAYLRSLGITSAELLPIHAFIDDSYLVDKGLRNYWGYNSIAFFAPEPRYLKTPLATEFKTMVNQFHANGIEVILDVVYNHTAEGNELGPTLSFKGIDNASYYRLLPDQKRYYINDTGTGNTVNLSHQRVLQLVADSLRYWATEMRVDGFRFDLATILAREPYGFDEGGGFLDACRQDPVLSGVKLIAEPWDIGPGGYQVGQFPPGWAEWNDKFRDTTRAFWKGDAGTIADFAKRISGSGDLFNKRGRRPWASVNFITAHDGFNLNDLVSYNDKHNEANGEDNRDGHSNNHSWNCGVEGPTDDAEITALRERQKRNMLATMLLSHGTPMLLAGDEFGHTQHGNNNAYAQDNEISWLDWMGITSPGRQLREFTRKLIAVRKAFPILYRSRFLVGSLNEELDVKDVTWLDPSGEEMATEQWTDGHARCFGMLLDGRAQETGVKRRGSDATLLLIYNAHFDVVNFTLPSVPEGHNWLALIDTNQPDAQVQSLPFGHVYEVTGRSMVALGLSSQQQPMRGLRHGLGALLDIAETPLG